A segment of the Hallerella succinigenes genome:
ACGGACAAGTATGAATACTTGCTTGTGGAATACCGCAACGCCTTGCTTGCCTACGCCGACACCACCGAAGACAAGCAACTCGAAAAGATTCTCCGCAAGTCCGCAAAGATTGCAAAAATATTCGCGGAACTCAAGGAACACCGCGAAACGCTCCGTGCGCAGGCGAAATCCGCCGTAGAAGCCGCTGACAAAAAGAGCAAGAAGAAAACCCAGGAAGAATGGGACACCCGCCTCGCGGAACTCGACGAAATCATCGGAGTCGCCAAGGAAGCCGACTGGCTCTACGAAAAATTCGGTGACGGCAAGTACAAGGACATCCTTGGGCTGTGCAAGATTGCCACCCGTGCCGAAATCGCCGAAAAGAACTACAGCCTGACCCCCGGCGCCTATGTAGGTGTCGCTCCCGTAGAAGATGACGGCGTGGATTTTGCCGAACGCATGACCGAAATCCACCAAGAACTCCTGAAACTCCAGGACGAAAGCAACGCCCTCATGAAAACCATCTCGAAGAACATGAAGGAGATGGGACTGTGAAGCTAGACGAAAGACGAGAGACGAAAGACGAGAGAGTGTGTCATGAGCGAAGCGAAGGATCCAAAACAATTTTATCGGAAGTATGCGAATTTATTGTTGATTGTCCTCATTCTACAGCAAATGATGAAGGTATTGGTTTCCCATTAGTGCGAACACCAAATGTTGGCAAAGGACGATTGGTGTATAATGACATGCACCGAGTGTCGGAAGATGTCTATAATCAAAGGAATTTTAGAGCTGTTCCACAAGAAGATGATTTAATTTTTGCTCGTGAAGCTCCTGCAGGAAATGTTGCCTTGATTCGAAAGGGAGAAAAGGTTTGCTTGGGACAAAGAACTGTTTTATTGCGACCGAACAAGCAAAAGGTAGATCCAAGTTTTTTGACATATTATCTATTAGCTCCTAAACAGCAGTATGGCTTAACAGGAACTGCTAATGGAGCGACTGTTGCTCATGTAAATATGCCAACTATTCGCAACTTGGCAATTGAACTTCCTGATATCAAAGTTCAGCGAAAGCTAGGCGGAATCCTTTCTGCCTACGACAACCTGATAGAAAACAACCAGAAACAAATCAAACTCCTCGAAGAAGCCGCCCAGCGCCTCTACAAACAATGGTTCATCGACCTCCGCTACCCCGGCCACGAAACCACCAAAATCGTAAACGGCCTCCCCGAAGGATGGAGAAAAGAGAAACTGGTTGATTTAGCATCAGTCCAATTCGGCTATGCTTTTGATGGCTCTTTATTTAATTCTAATGGCAACGGAACTCCTATAGTTCGCATTAGGAATATTCCCGATGGGTTTACAAACGACTATACAACAGAAAATGCACCTGAAGAGTATATCATAAACAATGGCGATATTGTTGTCGGCATGGATGGCGAATTTCACATCAATTCTTGGTGTGGCGACAAATCTTATTTGGTTCAACGCTCATGTTGTTTCAGACCGCACAATCCCAAAATCAAGGGTTGGCTTTTGTGGGCGATTCATGACCCTATAAAGTTCTTTGAAAAAACAGTCGTTGGTGCAACAGTGGCTCATTTAGGGAAAAAACATATTGATACAATAGAACTTTTGACAGGACCAGAAAAGTTGTATAAACCATTTCAAAGTTTGTTCTGCAAACGTCAAACTTTACTTAATCAAAACCGTAAACTATCGGAATCCCGCGACCGTTTATTGCCTAAACTTATGAATGGCGAACTGGAGGTGTAAAAATGGATAAGGAATTAGGTTATGCCTGAAAAATATGAACCGTCCACAAAAAGTATAGAATCTATTCTTGGCTTTATCAATTCTGGTGAAGTCGCTATTCCCGAAATTCAACGGCCCTTTGTTTGGAAACCCAAGCAAGTTCGCGATCTGATAGATTCCTATGAGGGCTTGTAGAAGAGAAAAAAACTGGACTTAACTCATTAAAATCGTTTTTTAACAAATTTAAGCTTTTTAAATAAAAACGATGAGTTGGAGTATTATATTACCTATATGAGCGTCGCTAGGAACATATTTAGAGCAATACATGAGGGCCGTTGGCTCTCTATTGAATATGTCAATGCGGATGCTAAAACCACTTATTACTGGATAAGCATATCAAATATTGAAATCAAAAATTATAACGGGAAATACCGCGTTCAATTAAATGTTTTTGGCTTACATTTGGGATTGCGGACATGCAAACAACTTTTTATGTATTGCGATGGCATACGAAATGCCGAAATAATAGAAGGCTCCTTTGCACCTCGAAATGAAAAATTGATTTATGATATTAATGCCAACCCCTCCAAATATTCGTCAATTTTCACAAATACCCACAATATAGGGATATTGAACTATCTTCAGGAATGTGAAAAGCTTTCCAGCGATAGCTACTTAAAATCTTTTCGGTTGCTTGAACACTTGGACGAATCTAAATTCCATAATGGTACATATCGTCTTACAGAAAAGGAAAACAACTCATTAATCGATTATTTCGTAAATAGACAAAATAAAAGATCAAAGGGAGAAATTGTTCCAATTGAAAAGTTGGGATTAAATAAGTTAAGCATAAAAAACGAAAAAGGCCTTTATGTCTTGGCATATAATGAACTCTTGTTTGATATTCAAAATCAGTCGTTGCGGTTGCAGCGAGAACCGACCATCTTAAAGAAATTTGTGCTCAAGAACGGTAACATTTCGCAGACAGTCAAAATATCAAAATATTTGCACGAAGACGAACTTTTCTTGCTAGAAAATTTTGACGCGAACGAAAAGAAAATCAAGGACGCCATTATTGAAAATAAGCAGTTGAATTACAAGGAGTTGGTTGACGATATGCCGCATATTGTGGCATTGGAATCCAGCACCTGTGATTTGACAAGTGAATACAATGCCATTGCTGAGTCTCTAGACAAGAAGAATCTTTCTACACCGCTGCGAGCTTTCTTTGGGGAGTTTCTAAGTCGATCACGAAAGAGAAAGAATTACCCTATTGCTGTGTTAGATAACAAAGTCAATCTTGACCAATTGCTTGCCATTCATAAGACTCTCAAATACCCAATGGCATACATTCAGGGCCCTCCGGGAACGGGTAAAACCAGAACCATAGTAAATACAATTATCAGTGCTTTTTTCAATAATCAAACTGTTTTACTTTCGTCGCAGAACAATCATCCTGTCGATGGCGCTGTTGAACAATTAAAGAATATTGAGATTCATCAAAAAAGAATCCCTTTCCCAATTTTACGTTTAGGGAACAATGAAGAAGTCAAGAATTCCTTAGATTACATAAAAGAAATTTATGAATTCACCCAGAATTGGAAAATAAGGGATGAAGCATTAGATGATTTTAATGCCGAGAAAAAAGAAAATACTGCAAAATTGGCGGCATATCTTGAAAAATACGAAGACAAATTGGATTTGTTAGAACGCAAAGAGGCAATTGAAGACTTTTTACGCCAGAATAAGGCTTTTGACATTAGCATCAATATTCAAAGCAAACAAC
Coding sequences within it:
- a CDS encoding restriction endonuclease subunit S yields the protein MKLDERRETKDERVCHERSEGSKTILSEVCEFIVDCPHSTANDEGIGFPLVRTPNVGKGRLVYNDMHRVSEDVYNQRNFRAVPQEDDLIFAREAPAGNVALIRKGEKVCLGQRTVLLRPNKQKVDPSFLTYYLLAPKQQYGLTGTANGATVAHVNMPTIRNLAIELPDIKVQRKLGGILSAYDNLIENNQKQIKLLEEAAQRLYKQWFIDLRYPGHETTKIVNGLPEGWRKEKLVDLASVQFGYAFDGSLFNSNGNGTPIVRIRNIPDGFTNDYTTENAPEEYIINNGDIVVGMDGEFHINSWCGDKSYLVQRSCCFRPHNPKIKGWLLWAIHDPIKFFEKTVVGATVAHLGKKHIDTIELLTGPEKLYKPFQSLFCKRQTLLNQNRKLSESRDRLLPKLMNGELEV